A window of Citrus sinensis cultivar Valencia sweet orange chromosome 7, DVS_A1.0, whole genome shotgun sequence contains these coding sequences:
- the LOC102627015 gene encoding 17.4 kDa class III heat shock protein, with the protein MSRVIDDVAAAVNHLFDIPETMEKFTTPSRSPHQETNKSKGVSSIPVDILDSPKEYIFFMDVPGRTKSDIQVTVEDEKTLVIRSNGKRKREDGEEEGCKYIRLERRVPHKLLRKFKLPEDANVSAISAKCENGVLTIVVEKLPPPAKPKTVEVAIF; encoded by the exons ATGAGTCGAGTAAttgatgatgtggcagcaGCAGTGAACCATTTGTTTGATATACCAGAGACAATGGAGAAGTTCACAACGCCTTCAAGGTCTCCTCATCAAGAGACAAATAAAAGCAAGGGAGTGAGTAGCATTCCCGTTGATATTTTGGATTCCCCCAAGGAGTACATTTTCTTCATGGATGTTCCTGGTCGCACTAAATCTGATATCCAG GTCACGGTTGAAGATGAGAAAACCTTGGTAATTCGGAGCAATGGGAAAAGAAAACGTGAAGATGGCGAAGAGGAAGGATGCAAGTACATCAGGCTTGAGAGGAGGGTACCCCATAAGCTGCTGAGGAAGTTCAAGTTGCCGGAAGATGCCAATGTGTCGGCCATCTCGGCCAAATGTGAAAATGGGGTTTTGACAATTGTTGTTGAGAAGCTACCTCCCCCAGCAAAGCCCAAGACTGTGGAAGTCGCCATTTTTTGA
- the LOC102626732 gene encoding protein SLOW WALKER 2 translates to MSDSKPSKTKNKEDVELLKSDIASFASSLGLSSASAASSGFNDSDFRKTGPIKPQKKLSKSNEKGGAQQEPSNTQKPNIAKFNKKNQKPKPDKKFVKPQKHNDNDKTHFEQELREEMENSNSKPVPKAPVLTLESGANHDKYKKMPKLPLVKAGNLGVWYVDAKELEDKVLGGEEKSNSKRVVDLKYVERKRELGERLLWQYVSDYEGSRGQTGDIKMLAATQRSGTAADKVSAFSVIVGDNPMANLRSLDALLGMVSSKVGKRHALTGFEALKELFVSSLLPDRKLKTLVQRPLDNLPETKDGYSLLLFWYYEEFLKQRYERFVLALEESSRDVLPVLKTKALKIVYALLTSKPEQEHRLLSALVNKLGDPQNKGASNADFHLSNLLADHPNMKAVVINEVDSFLFRPHLGLRAKYHAVNFLSQIRLSHKGDGPKVAKRLIDVYFALFKVLITEAGAGDKMDKNSKTGNKHISTFSKKSQLKISPEPHIELDSRILSALLMGVNRAFPYVSSNEADDIIEVQTPMLFKLVHSKNFNVGVQALMLLDKISSKNHIVSDRFYRALYSKLLLPAAMNSSKAKMFIGLLHRAMKNDVNLKRVAAFSKRLLQVVLQQPPQYACGCLFLLSEVLKARPPLWNMVLQNESVDEDLEHFEDVVEETDNEPSDASKIEENDVKLVKRTDDAKSDSESSEDEDIPTSDSEEDVSDQPEELIIRDNPKDLQKSKAPSHHVPQPPTSSKSSLPGGYNPRHREPSYCNADHVSWWELMVLASHVHPSVSTMAGTLLSGANIVYNGNPLSDLTLTAFLDKFMEKKPKPTTWHGGSQIEPAKKLDMNHQLIGQEILSLAEVDVPPEDLVFHKFYMNKVNTTKKPKKKKKKKGAEDEAAEELFDVDGDDYEVEGGDESDNEEIDNMLDSTDLSLVGDGDYDYDDLDKVADEDDDDLVGDASDLEMGAPDDSAEREDFDTNYFSHSDDDDDNVQLNIGAEDDGSDEGSKLGRRKRKRKSHKKAGATPFASLEDYQHLLDDNDPSEMKSAGEKKLNLKKKRMPSM, encoded by the exons ATGTCTGATTCAAAACcttcaaaaaccaaaaacaaagaaGACGTAGAGCTCTTGAAATCGGACATTGCTTCATTTGCTTCCTCTTTAGGTTTGTCTTCTGCTTCTGCTGCTTCCTCTGGCTTCAACGATTCTGATTTTCGCAAAACTGGCCCAATTAAACCCCAGAAAAAATTATCGAAAAGCAATGAAAAAGGTGGCGCTCAACAAGAACCCAGTAATACCCAGAAGCCAAATATCgcgaaattcaataaaaagaaccAAAAACCAAAGCCTGATAAGAAGTTTGTTAAACCCCAGAAGCATAACGATAATGATAAAACTCATTTTGAGCAAGAATTAAGGGAGGAAATGGAAAATTCCAACTCAAAACCAGTGCCAAAGGCGCCAGTTTTGACCCTTGAGAGTGGTGCCAATCACGATAAGTACAAGAAAATGCCGAAGCTTCCATTGGTGAAAGCTGGCAATCTCGGTGTGTGGTATGTTGATGCTAAAGAATTGGAGGATAAAGTGCTTGGCGGTGAAGAGAAGAGTAATAGCAAAAGAGTGGTGGATTTGAAATATGTGGAGAGGAAGAGAGAGTTGGGAGAGAGGCTGCTGTGGCAGTATGTGAGTGATTATGAAGGATCAAGAGGGCAAACTGGGGATATTAAGATGTTGGCTGCCACGCAGAGATCGGGGACTGCTGCTGATAAGGTGTCTGCGTTTAGTGTTATCGTTGGGGATAATCCGATGGCCAATTTGAGGTCGCTTGATGCTCTTTTGG GAATGGTTTCATCAAAAGTGGGGAAGCGGCATGCATTAACGGGGTTTGAAGCATTGAAAGAACTTTTTGTTTCAAG TTTATTACCTGATCGTAAGTTGAAGACTCTTGTACAGCGGCCACTAGATAATCTCCCAGAGACAAAAGATGGTTATTCCCTTTTACTTTTTTGGTATTACGAAGAATTCCTGAAGCAGAG ATATGAACGCTTTGTTCTTGCACTTGAGGAGTCATCAAGAGATGTGCTACCTGTACTAAAAACGAAGGCCTTGAAG ATAGTTTATGCCCTCCTGACAAGCAAGCCAGAGCAAGAGCACAGATTGCTTTCTGCTCTAGTTAATAAA CTCGGAGATCCCCAGAATAAAGGTGCATCAAATGCTGACTTTCACTTGTCGAACCTTTTGGCTGATCACCCAAATATGAAG GCTGTTGTAATAAATGAAGTGGATTCTTTTCTCTTCCGGCCTCATTTGGGATTACGAGCAAAGTACCATGCT GTTAATTTCTTGAGCCAAATTCGTCTTAGCCATAAAGGGGATGGACCAAAGGTGGCAAAACGCTTGATAGATGTCTATTTTGCATTGTTTAAG GTACTAATAACTGAGGCAGGTGCGGGGGATAAGATGGATAAGAACAGCAAAACAGGGAATAAACATATTTCTACTTTCTCAAAGAAGAGTCAACTAAAGATCTCACCAGAACCTCACATTGAACTGGATTCTAGGATTTTATCAGCTCTTCTGATG GGAGTTAACCGAGCATTTCCTTATGTTTCAAGTAATGAAGCTGATGACATTATTGAAGTGCAAACGCCAATGCTCTTTAAACTG gttcattcaaaaaattttaatgtaggAGTTCAAGCATTGATGCTTCTTGATAAAATTTCATCCAAGAATCACATTGTCAGTGATCGGTTTTACCGTGCCTTGTACTCCAAACTTCTGCTTCCAGCTGCCATGAATTCTTCTAAGGCAA AAATGTTTATTGGACTTCTTCATAGAGCAATGAAGAATGATGTAAATTTGAAGCGAGTAGCTGCCTTTTCAAAGCGTCTGTTGCAg GTTGTGCTCCAGCAGCCACCTCAGTATGCTTGTGGATGCCTCTTCCTTCTCTCTGAAGTTCTTAAAGCGAGACCCCCTTTGTG GAATATGGTGCTGCAGAATGAGTCCGTTGATGAAGATCTTGAACATTTTGAAGATGTTGTAGAAGAAACTGATAACGAACCAAGCGATGCATCAAAGatagaagaaaatgatgtcAAATTAGTTAAAAGAACTGATGATGCAAAGTCTGACAGTGAATCTTCAGAAGATGAAGACATTCCTACCTCTGATTCTGAAGAAGATGTTTCCGATCAACCAGAGGAACTGATCATCAGAGACAATCCAAAAGACCTTCAGAAATCAAAAGCACCATCTCATCATGTGCCGCAACCTCCTACATCTTCTAAGTCTTCTCTGCCTGGAGGATACAATCCGCGACACAGAGAACCTTCTTACTg CAATGCAGATCATGTGAGCTGGTGGGAGCTGATGGTACTTGCTTCACATGTGCATCCATCTGTTTCAACCATGGCTGGAACTCTTCTTTCTGGGGCCAACATTGTATACAATGGAAATCCATTAAGTGATTTAACACTTACTGCTTTTCTAGACAAGTTCATGGAGAAAAAACCAAAGCCAACTACATGGCACGGTggttctcaaattgaacctgCTAAGAAG CTTGATATGAACCACCAGTTAATTGGCCAAGAGATTCTGTCCCTGGCTGAAGTGGATGTGCCCCCAGAAGATCTCGTCTTCCACAAGTTTTATATGAACAAAGTAAACACCACtaagaaaccaaaaaagaagaaaaagaagaaaggagCAGAGGATGAGGCGGCAGAGGAGTTGTTTGATGTGGACGGTGATGATTATGAGGTCGAGGGTGGCGATGAGAGTGACAATGAAGAGATTGACAATATGTTAGATTCCACGGACCTTTCATTGGTAGGAGATGgtgattatgattatgatgATTTGGACAAAGTTgctgatgaagatgatgatgacttGGTTGGTGATGCAAGTGATTTAGAGATGGGCGCTCCTGATGATTCTGCAGAGAGAGAAGATTTTGATACTAACTATTTCAGTCACAGCGACGACGATGATGATAATGTACAACTTAATATTGGGGCCGAGGATGATGGTAGTGATGAGGGCAGCAAATTGGGTAGACGAAAACGGAAGAGGAAATCCCATAAGAAGGCCGGGGCAACGCCATTTGCAAGTCTTGAAGACTACCAACACTTGCTAGACGACAATGATCCAAGCGAAATGAAATCCGCTGGAgagaaaaaactaaatttgaaaaagaaaaggatgcCATCTATGTAA
- the LOC102626238 gene encoding 40S ribosomal protein Sa-2 isoform X2 gives MATGTATAPRQLSQKEADIQMMLAAEVHLGTKNCDFQMERYVFKRRNDGIYIINLGKTWEKLQMAARVIVAIENPGDIIVQSARPYGQRAVLKFAKYTHAHAIAGRHTPGTFTNQMQTSFNEPRLLILTDPRTDHQPIKEAALGNIPTIAFCDTDSPMRYVDIGIPANNKGKHSIGCLFWLLARMVLQMRGTIRPGHKWDVMVDLFFYREPEETKQAEEEETAAIDYATAEYSMNLTSGEQWPSQIADGGWAGGEVQKPIPVVPYFPEAPAATVPLGGDGWDAVPAPPMAAVTAPPMAAVTAPDVSAAPQPTGWE, from the exons ATGGCGACCGGAACAGCAACGGCCCCGAGGCAGCTCTCTCAGAAAGAGGCTGACATTCAGATGATGTTAGCCGCCGAAGTTCATTTGGGTACTAAGAACTGTGACTTCCAAATGGAACGTTACGTGTTCAAGCGCCGAAACGATG GAATTTATATTATCAATCTTGGCAAGACTTGGGAGAAGCTACAGATGGCGGCCAGGGTTATCGTAGCCATTGAAAACCCTGGGGACATTATTGTCCAATCAGCTAGACCCTATGGACAGCGAGCTGTGTTGAAGTTTGCAAAGTACACTCACGCCCATGCCATTGCTGGCAGGCACACTCCTGGTACATTTACCAATCAAATGCAAACATCATTCAATGAGCCCCGACTTCTCATTCTAACAGATCCACGAACAGACCATCAG CCAATTAAGGAAGCTGCTCTTGGAAACATTCCCACCATTGCCTTTTGTGACACTGACTCACCTATGCGTTATGTTGATATTGGCATTCCTGCCAATAACAAGGGCAAACACAGCATTGGGTGTCTCTTCTGGCTTTTGGCTAGAATGGTTCTCCAGATGCGCGGCACTATTCGTCCTGGCCACAAGTGGGATGTGATG GTCGATCTGTTCTTCTACAGGGAGCCAGAAGAAACCAAGCAggctgaagaagaagaaactgcTGCTATTGATTATGCTACAGCAGAGTACAGCATGAATCTTACCAGTGGTGAGCAATGGCCTTCCCAAATTGCTGATGGTGGGTGGGCGGGTGGTGAAGTTCAGAAGCCCATTCCTGTTGTTCCCTATTTCCCAGAAG CACCAGCAGCTACAGTTCCTTTGGGTGGGGATGGATGGGATGCAGTGCCGGCACCACCAATGGCAGCAGTTACGGCACCACCAATGGCAGCAGTTACAGCTCCTGATGTTTCTGCTGCCCCACAACCTACTGGCTgggaataa
- the LOC102626238 gene encoding 40S ribosomal protein Sa-2 isoform X1 has product MATGTATAPRQLSQKEADIQMMLAAEVHLGTKNCDFQMERYVFKRRNDGIYIINLGKTWEKLQMAARVIVAIENPGDIIVQSARPYGQRAVLKFAKYTHAHAIAGRHTPGTFTNQMQTSFNEPRLLILTDPRTDHQPIKEAALGNIPTIAFCDTDSPMRYVDIGIPANNKGKHSIGCLFWLLARMVLQMRGTIRPGHKWDVMVDLFFYREPEETKQAEEEETAAIDYATAEYSMNLTSGEQWPSQIADGGWAGGEVQKPIPVVPYFPEAAPAATVPLGGDGWDAVPAPPMAAVTAPPMAAVTAPDVSAAPQPTGWE; this is encoded by the exons ATGGCGACCGGAACAGCAACGGCCCCGAGGCAGCTCTCTCAGAAAGAGGCTGACATTCAGATGATGTTAGCCGCCGAAGTTCATTTGGGTACTAAGAACTGTGACTTCCAAATGGAACGTTACGTGTTCAAGCGCCGAAACGATG GAATTTATATTATCAATCTTGGCAAGACTTGGGAGAAGCTACAGATGGCGGCCAGGGTTATCGTAGCCATTGAAAACCCTGGGGACATTATTGTCCAATCAGCTAGACCCTATGGACAGCGAGCTGTGTTGAAGTTTGCAAAGTACACTCACGCCCATGCCATTGCTGGCAGGCACACTCCTGGTACATTTACCAATCAAATGCAAACATCATTCAATGAGCCCCGACTTCTCATTCTAACAGATCCACGAACAGACCATCAG CCAATTAAGGAAGCTGCTCTTGGAAACATTCCCACCATTGCCTTTTGTGACACTGACTCACCTATGCGTTATGTTGATATTGGCATTCCTGCCAATAACAAGGGCAAACACAGCATTGGGTGTCTCTTCTGGCTTTTGGCTAGAATGGTTCTCCAGATGCGCGGCACTATTCGTCCTGGCCACAAGTGGGATGTGATG GTCGATCTGTTCTTCTACAGGGAGCCAGAAGAAACCAAGCAggctgaagaagaagaaactgcTGCTATTGATTATGCTACAGCAGAGTACAGCATGAATCTTACCAGTGGTGAGCAATGGCCTTCCCAAATTGCTGATGGTGGGTGGGCGGGTGGTGAAGTTCAGAAGCCCATTCCTGTTGTTCCCTATTTCCCAGAAG CAGCACCAGCAGCTACAGTTCCTTTGGGTGGGGATGGATGGGATGCAGTGCCGGCACCACCAATGGCAGCAGTTACGGCACCACCAATGGCAGCAGTTACAGCTCCTGATGTTTCTGCTGCCCCACAACCTACTGGCTgggaataa